A stretch of DNA from bacterium:
CGAAGTTCGCTGCCGAACCCGGCGGGAGCCTCGCCCCGAAGTTCGCTGCCGAACCCGGCCGGAGCCTCGCCCCGGACCTCGCTGCCGTAGCCGATCGAAGTCTCGCCCCGAACCTCGGTGCCGAACCCGGCCGGAGCCTCAGCCAGGTTGATCTCGTGACCGTCGATGACCGGCGACAATGCCACGTTGTTGTCGTGCTCGACGTACGGCGCGTTCGCCTGACTGAGGTCGTGCTCGACGAACACCGGAGAGCCCGACGCCGCCAGCACGATCGCCACCACGGAGAACCCGATCGCCTTCCGGATCGTTTCCATTGTCCTGCCTCCTCCCGATTTGGGCGGTTCGTTTTTGTTGACGGGGCCATCGTACTCGTCTCGGACCGGCACGGCGATGAACCCGCGCACCGCGCGGGCGTGAAACGCATCACACGATCGCCGGAGACGCGTCCGGCAGCGCAGGATCGCTCCGGGGAAGGTCGAACAGGCGCCACGGATGACGCCGCGAGAGTTACTGGTCCGCAGCCCGCTGTTCGCCCAGCTCTCAACGGCGGAGCTGGAGAAGGTCGCCGCGCTCCTGCGGCGCCGCCGCTACCGTCCCGGTGAGCCGGTCTTCCGCGAGGGGGATCCGGGCACCGCGCTCTACGTCGTGGAGACCGGCGAGGTGAAGATTGTCCTCGGCGGCGCGGAGGGCAAAGAGGTCGTGTTGTCGCTGCTCGGGCCGGGCGAGTTCTTCGGGGATCTCGCGCTCCTCGATGGGGAGCCGCGATCAGCCGATGCGGTCGCGACCGGGCCCACCCAAGCGCTCGTTCTGCCGCGCGAGGATTTTCTCCGGCTTCTCCGCGAGTCGCCGTCGGTGGCGGTGAACGTTCTCGCCGCCTTGAGCCGGCGGCTGCGGCGCACGGATCGTCTGGTGCACGACGCCGCGTTTTCGGACGTGCGGACGCGGGTGACTCGTCTTCTTGTCGAACTCGCCGAGACGCGGGGCAAACCCGTCCCCGGCGGCGTGGTGATCGGGCCGCGCCTCACCCAGGGCGACCTCGCCAGCATGGTCGGCGCCACCCGCGAGAGCATCAACAAGTGCCTGCGATATTATGTCGCGCAAGGCCTCGTCCGTCTCGAGCGCGGGCGCCTGGTGCTGACGAACATCGAACGGCTGCGCGCGCAGATCCTCTAGGCCTCGACCTACTGCGCCGCCGATGCCGGGCGGCGGGTGCCCGCCAACGCAAGCGCGCGCAGTCTCGCCGTGACGCGCCTCACCGCCGGCCCCTTCTTGGGCTTGACCACGGCAGCCTGTGACGCCAGTCGCTCCCGAGCCGCGGTCTTTATCGCCTCCGCGCGAACGTCCTCCACGATCTTTTGCACGCTGTAGTAGTCCGTCATCTCCGCCCTCCTCACGCACCGTTGAGTCAATCATTACCACGAGCCGGCCGGGCGCGCTGTGAGCCGGTTCATAGCCGCGCGTCCGTGTTCGCCGTACGCTTGGGCCGTGATTCGACAGCCGGGAGGCGATGGCGATGTGGCCGGAACTGTTTGGCGCGGGGTGTGGACTCGGGCTATTCGTGGCGGCGACGGTAATGGCCGCGCTCGGAGGGTTTGTCTGGTTTGCGATGCGAAGCGCCCGGCCGCTGGGGCCGGATCCCGTGGCTGATCTGTGGGCGCGGTACGAGCACGGTGATTTGACATCCTGGGAGGCGGCCCGGCTCTTCCGGATCGTCGAGGGTCAACAGGCGGCCGCCCAACGGGCGGAGCGGGGGAACTCCCTCATCGCCGGGCGGGCGGAAGCCGAGGGTGCCCGGCGGGGGCTCAGTCCGTCATGGGCCACGGAGCCGGTCGAGCCCGGGTTCGCCGGCTACAGGGTGCGGGCGAGATAGTCCGCGGTCCGAATCGCGAGCGCCACGATTGTCAGGGTCGGGTTGACGGCCGCGGGCCCGACGAAGATGCTGGCGCCGACGACGAACAGGTTCGGACAGCCGTGCACCGCGCCGAACGAATCGACGGCGCCGTCGCCGGCGTCGCGGCCCATCCGGCACGTACCCATGTGGTGCCCGCCGGAGTAGACCGTTTCGATCCCGCGGAGCTGCGCGTCGACGGCGCCGGTCGCCTTGGCAAACCGGTCGAACAGTCCCTGCCCGTAGGCGTACGTCGCTGTGTCGAACTGACTCAGGTTGTAATGGACATGCGCGTACGGATCCCCGAACCGGTCCCGCGCGGAGGATAACGTCACGGTCCGCCCCGGTTCGGGCGCGGTCTCGCTGTGCAGCGTCACGTTCCGCAGCATCGTCAGCGGCGCGAACCGTTCGAGCACCTCGGCGCCGCTTCGGGCGCCGGCCGCGGCGTCCTCCGACCACGGCACGATGTTCGCGGAGAACTCGACCTTTACGGCGCCGTGCCGGCCGCGCGTCGGAGGTCTCAGGAACTGGTGGCTCTGGCCCGTCCATCGGCCGAGCCGGCCCGGCATCATTCGCTCGGCGTAGCGCAGGCTGCCGCTCCAAAGATGGTGGAAGGTCAGACGCCGTCCCACCACATCCGTAAGCGGGACACCGTCCGGGTGGCGGTCGCGGTCCGACAGCAGCAGCAGGCGGGCGTTCTCGATCGCGCCGCCGGCAAGTACGATGGCGGGCGCCCGGAACTCCCGATCGGCGGCGGCCCCATTCGGGCGGTAGACGAGCGACGCCGCGCGCCCGCCGGTGGGGCCCGCGACGATCCGCCTCACGGACGTCTCGCGGTGGATCACGCAGCGGCCGGTGGCGACGGCGCAGGCCAGATGGTAATTCGGGGAGTAGCGGACCCCGATCGGACAGACGTCGCAAGCGCCGAAATTCTGGCAGCCGGGCCGGTCGCCGTAGGCGGCGCGCGTCGCGGCCTGCGGCGTCGTGTGCAGCACGATCCCGGCCGCGCGAAGCCGCGCGGCGAGAATCCGGTCCTCGTAGCCTAACTCGAACGGCGGCAGCGGGAACGGCCGCGAGCGCCGCGGCGCGAACGGGTTGTCCGCGTCGGTGCCCGACACGCCGAGCAGCGCCTCCGCCCGGCCGTAGTACGGCTCCAGATCATCGTATCCGATCGGCCAGTCGTCGCCGAACCCGTAAAGCGTTTTGGTCCGGAAGTCTTCCGGCATCATGCGAAGCGTAATCCCGGCCCAGTGCGTCGCCGTTCCACCGATCACCATGTGACGCTCATGGTCGACGTCGCCGCCGTACGTGCCGGACACCGTCAGACCTTGAAGATCGGACGGCAACCGGTAGGCGGGGTTGTCATAGCGGTGGAAGAAGCGGTCCTCGAACTGCGGCACGTGCGGGTACGGATAGGCCGGGCCGCGCTCGAAGATCTCGACCCGATGTCCACGGGCGGTGAGGAGATAGGCGATCGCGGCGCCGGCGATGCCGGACCCGACAATCGCGACCGCGGGCCGATCAGCGCGGGGCACGGCGGTAGCGGTCGAGTCCGCGCGGTGTCCCCGGCCATCCCTCGTACCCTGTCAGGATCCACGCGTCCGTGACGGCGAACAGCGCGAGCGCCTCGTCGAGGATGAATCGGTCATACGCGGCCCAGGCTCGTCCGCCGGCCGCCATCCAGGCGGCGTCGAGCACCGACCGGGGGGCGCGGGCGCGCGAGGCGGGCCGGAGAACGCGCGCCTGGGCGGCCGTTCCGCAGCCTGCGAAGGCGCAACCGGCCGTGCGCCGCGCGTCGCGATCGATCCGCGCCGCGAAGCGCTCGTACAGCGTGCGGTACCCCGGCAGATGCTCCGCGCGCCACCTGAAATACTCGGCGTAGTGCGCCGGGTCGATGGGCCGGCCGATGACTGTACGCGCGGCGGCCACGAGGGTCGCGAGCGTCGCGTCCGCCACCGGTCCGGGTGCGGTCGCCGTAAGGGCCGGCGACCAGGCCGGACCGCCCGGCTCATTGAGCCACCGCCAGACGCCGAGCGCGGCGGCGGCGCACGCCGCCGCCGCGGCGCCGAGCAGCGTCCGGCGCGAGAGCCGGCGTCTTGGGGGCATCAGGCCAGGGTAGGCCTCCGGTCGGCCCACGGCTGCCTCGCTTCGAACGCCGCGGCCGCGCGCAGG
This window harbors:
- a CDS encoding twin-arginine translocation signal domain-containing protein is translated as MPPRRRLSRRTLLGAAAAACAAAALGVWRWLNEPGGPAWSPALTATAPGPVADATLATLVAAARTVIGRPIDPAHYAEYFRWRAEHLPGYRTLYERFAARIDRDARRTAGCAFAGCGTAAQARVLRPASRARAPRSVLDAAWMAAGGRAWAAYDRFILDEALALFAVTDAWILTGYEGWPGTPRGLDRYRRAPR
- a CDS encoding GMC family oxidoreductase — encoded protein: MPRADRPAVAIVGSGIAGAAIAYLLTARGHRVEIFERGPAYPYPHVPQFEDRFFHRYDNPAYRLPSDLQGLTVSGTYGGDVDHERHMVIGGTATHWAGITLRMMPEDFRTKTLYGFGDDWPIGYDDLEPYYGRAEALLGVSGTDADNPFAPRRSRPFPLPPFELGYEDRILAARLRAAGIVLHTTPQAATRAAYGDRPGCQNFGACDVCPIGVRYSPNYHLACAVATGRCVIHRETSVRRIVAGPTGGRAASLVYRPNGAAADREFRAPAIVLAGGAIENARLLLLSDRDRHPDGVPLTDVVGRRLTFHHLWSGSLRYAERMMPGRLGRWTGQSHQFLRPPTRGRHGAVKVEFSANIVPWSEDAAAGARSGAEVLERFAPLTMLRNVTLHSETAPEPGRTVTLSSARDRFGDPYAHVHYNLSQFDTATYAYGQGLFDRFAKATGAVDAQLRGIETVYSGGHHMGTCRMGRDAGDGAVDSFGAVHGCPNLFVVGASIFVGPAAVNPTLTIVALAIRTADYLARTL
- a CDS encoding Crp/Fnr family transcriptional regulator, coding for MTPRELLVRSPLFAQLSTAELEKVAALLRRRRYRPGEPVFREGDPGTALYVVETGEVKIVLGGAEGKEVVLSLLGPGEFFGDLALLDGEPRSADAVATGPTQALVLPREDFLRLLRESPSVAVNVLAALSRRLRRTDRLVHDAAFSDVRTRVTRLLVELAETRGKPVPGGVVIGPRLTQGDLASMVGATRESINKCLRYYVAQGLVRLERGRLVLTNIERLRAQIL